The Polyangium aurulentum genomic interval GGGAGAGTGGAGCTCGCTCAGGATGGCGTCGGCCTTGTCGAAGGACATGGACTCGAAGAGCTGCGTGAGGATGTCCCAGCTCATTCTGCTCCGCTCCATGCCGTGAGGGGGCTCCAAAGGAGGCGCTGACGGATCTTCGCGCGGCAACTTCAGAAGGCGGGGCGGGGAATGACGGGGACGGACAAAGGGCAGCGCCATCGTCGTGCCGCGGAGCATAAGCAGGCATATCGGAGGCGGCGCTCCGGATCGGACGAGCGGTGGGCTCACTCCGACGAAGGGGGGCTCGCAGCAGACGAGGGGGATCAGCCGCGGCGCAGGCCGGGCCAGGATGGCGCGACGATGTGCCCGCGGGCCCTGGCTTTGGACAGGAAGACCACCCCCACCGCCGTCAGGAGCAGCAAGGTGAGCACGGAGGCCTCCAGGCCATACGCGCCGCCGGTCAGCCATTCCCTGCCGCTCAATTCACCCTGCAAGAGCCCGCGGCTCTCCCGGCCGGAGACCGCGACGGAGCAGATGGTGCCCAGCGTGTAGTTCCACGCCACGTGGATGCCGATGCACAACCACAGCCGGCGCGTCATCATGTACGCCGCGGCGAAGAACGCGCCGGCCACGACTGCAATGGCAATGGCGAGCGGGCTCGATTGCGCGCTCGGCGCGTGGGCCAGGCCGAAGATCAGCGACGAGATGGTGAGCGCCAGCCAGCTCCCCAGCGATCCTTCCGTGATCCGAAAAACGATGCCGCGGCAGAGGACCTCCTCGAACACGCCGACGAGAATCATCTCCGCCAGGGGGACGAGGAGCGCGACGCTCCAGCCGTTGACGCCTGTGAGCCGGTAGGATCCCGCCAGGGCCAGCAGGCCGATCACCGCGGCGACCAGCAGCACGCCGAGGAGCAACCCGCCGCCGAGCTCGCGCAGCGCCTTGGCCCGGGAGAGCTCGGCGACGGGCCTCTTCTCAAAAAGCCTCACGTAAGCGTAATAGGAAACCAGGGCCGCGGCGGCGCCGAGCAGCTCCGGCCACATGATGCGCTTCGTCTCCCCGGCGAGAGAGCTGAAGAACGACATCGTAAGGCCCACGGAGAGCGCGGTGATGAAGACCGCTAGCACGATCCGGGTGAGCGGAAATCGCCAGAAGCGCTGGCCCCAGGAGGGGGCGGGCGCACTCGCGGCGGGCAGAGCGCTCGGGTTTTGCTGGTCGGTGGTCACGAGCTGGTTCTTTAGCACGGCTCTATGGTGCTCGGCGTGAACAAGACGGACGACCCGCGCGCGTGGGCGCTATCGCCCGGGGTAACGGCGACGCTGCGGGCCTGGCGCGATTTCATGAGTCACCGGCCAAAAAGGAGAGCATCGGCCCGGTCGAGGTTCTCACCGCATGACGATGCAACGCTTCGTCCCCGAAGTTTGCCCGGTGATCGCAGCACCCGTCCAGTGTGACGTTGATGGAATACCGAAGGGGTCGCATGACGAAAGAGTACCTCCAGTCATGGAGCAGCCACGCGCCAGCGGCAGCAGAGGTCATTTGAGCGGCGGCGGCTCGTACACGGGCTTCACGTCCGCGCCGCCCGCGAACGCGTACGACCCGGCGTTGCCATAGCCATAGGCGATGATCCCGAAGGGTTTGTCGCCCGTCAGCCGGTGCACGCCGTCGGCCACCTGGCATCGCCTCGCCTGGTAGCTCTTGCCCTCGAGCACGCCAGCCTCCTCGACGATGCAGCCGAAGGTAGCCTGATCGTCGAGCATCACGCTCGCGCCGGACTCGGCGGCGATGACCACCCAGTTCTGGGTCCACGAGGGCGGCGTGAGAAAGACGTACTCGGTGCGGAACTGCTCCACCGGCGGGAAGACGGTGAGCGAGGGATCGCCAATGTAGGGCCCATCCACGTACTGGTTGCTCACCAGGATCTGCCCCACCATCACCGGCTTCGTGGCCGAGACGACGATATCGTTCTGCGCCCACGTCGTCTTCACCTCGCCCGGCTGCAGGGTGAACGAGTCAAAGGGCGCCGGCAGGTTCGTGGTGACCGTGGCCGGCTCGGCCACGCCGAGGAAGCGCAGCACGTCCGGCTCGCGGAAGCCGCTCGTCGAGCGAATGGGGCTGCGCGTGATGACGTAATGGCTGCCCACGGACTGGACCGGGAACATCTGCTCCTCGAGGTGATCGAGGCAGCAGGTGTCCCCGTCGCTCCACCCCGGCGGCGTCGGGACGGTCAAGACCCCGCCAGGCGCGCTCGTGGTCTCGACGCCCGAGAAAACCGCGACGGGCTGCGAGGCCTGCACGATGGTGGCGCTCAGATCGGCCACCGTCTTGGGGTCGTCCTGGAACGTGCCGTTGTCCGTCTCCAGGTTGAGGACGTCGAATGGCCCGATGGTGACCACGATCTCGCCGCCCGGGAGGGTCGCCGCGACCGGGGGGTTGCCCTTGATGCGCCAGCTCGGCTTGACCGTGACCTGCGTGTTCGGCTTGACGCCCACGATGGTCACGTACGATCGGTCGATGATATTGAAGCCCGGGACAGCCACGGGGTGCCCCGCGGGCCAGCCGATGGTCCGGTAGATCGTGCCGAGCGCATTGGTGGGGAGCAGGAGCGAGGCGTCGTTCGAGTACGCATTCTCGAAGACATTGAATTGATAGACGACGATGGGGCTCGACGAGGTGATGCGGTAGGCGTTCGACGACAGGCACGTCCCCGGCGAGGCGTAATCGTTGGGCTTGACCCCGCAGTCGAGCTCGCGGGTCGGCAGCTTGATCGTCTCGAGGCTGCCGGGAGCGACGGTCACCTGCGTGACGGCCTTGGGCGCCGGGGTTTGTCCGGGGGGCGCCTCGTTCAGCTCGATGGTGATGTTCGCCGCGCTCTGCCCCGCGTTGGCGAGGACGACGCCCCAGGGCGCGCTCGCTGGGTCGTTGAAGCCGTCCTGCTGGTCGAGATCGACGGCCCAGAACTCGCAGCCGATGTTGGAGGGCTGCCCGGCCGCGATCGCGCATCCTTGCTGGCACTGGCCCTCGACGCAGACCTCGCCGGCGCCGACGTCGCAGACCTCGACCACCTGGTCGGTGCTCTGGGCGTCGTCGCCGCAGACGTGCACCTCGTTGCCGACGCAGACGTGCCCCCCGGGAACGCACGCGACGCAGCCTATGCCGTCCGCGCACGAGGCGGGGCACGACACCGGCTCTGCGGGCATGCCGTTCTGGGAGCAAGGCAGGTAGACGGTCCCGAGGCAGATGTCACACGTGCCGCCTCCGCCCGCGCCGCCGCTGCCGGAGTTCGCCCCCGAGCCCGAGGTGGCGTGGTGGTCGGGTGTGGCGGAGCAAG includes:
- a CDS encoding CPBP family intramembrane glutamic endopeptidase: MTTDQQNPSALPAASAPAPSWGQRFWRFPLTRIVLAVFITALSVGLTMSFFSSLAGETKRIMWPELLGAAAALVSYYAYVRLFEKRPVAELSRAKALRELGGGLLLGVLLVAAVIGLLALAGSYRLTGVNGWSVALLVPLAEMILVGVFEEVLCRGIVFRITEGSLGSWLALTISSLIFGLAHAPSAQSSPLAIAIAVVAGAFFAAAYMMTRRLWLCIGIHVAWNYTLGTICSVAVSGRESRGLLQGELSGREWLTGGAYGLEASVLTLLLLTAVGVVFLSKARARGHIVAPSWPGLRRG
- a CDS encoding IgGFc-binding protein, which codes for MRRLLPLALPGLLLAFAHACSATPDHHATSGSGANSGSGGAGGGGTCDICLGTVYLPCSQNGMPAEPVSCPASCADGIGCVACVPGGHVCVGNEVHVCGDDAQSTDQVVEVCDVGAGEVCVEGQCQQGCAIAAGQPSNIGCEFWAVDLDQQDGFNDPASAPWGVVLANAGQSAANITIELNEAPPGQTPAPKAVTQVTVAPGSLETIKLPTRELDCGVKPNDYASPGTCLSSNAYRITSSSPIVVYQFNVFENAYSNDASLLLPTNALGTIYRTIGWPAGHPVAVPGFNIIDRSYVTIVGVKPNTQVTVKPSWRIKGNPPVAATLPGGEIVVTIGPFDVLNLETDNGTFQDDPKTVADLSATIVQASQPVAVFSGVETTSAPGGVLTVPTPPGWSDGDTCCLDHLEEQMFPVQSVGSHYVITRSPIRSTSGFREPDVLRFLGVAEPATVTTNLPAPFDSFTLQPGEVKTTWAQNDIVVSATKPVMVGQILVSNQYVDGPYIGDPSLTVFPPVEQFRTEYVFLTPPSWTQNWVVIAAESGASVMLDDQATFGCIVEEAGVLEGKSYQARRCQVADGVHRLTGDKPFGIIAYGYGNAGSYAFAGGADVKPVYEPPPLK